A window of the Sporomusaceae bacterium genome harbors these coding sequences:
- the rsmG gene encoding 16S rRNA (guanine(527)-N(7))-methyltransferase RsmG yields MTFAASLESAAKASSLALTPAQSEAFATYNDLLVAWNDKVNLTAITAPQEVAVKHVIDSLTCYDEKVFPHDATVVDVGTGAGFPGLPLKIYRPGIRLTLLDSLNKRLNFLREVVERLGLSGVEIVHARAEEAGRMKDHRDRYMVATSRAVARLNVLAELCLPFVAVGGHFVALKGAQYREELDEAVRAIAALGGQVTEVRPVRLPGLDDSRAVIYIRKVSPTPAAYPRRPGLPEKKPL; encoded by the coding sequence GTGACGTTTGCAGCCAGCCTTGAATCCGCCGCCAAGGCGAGCAGCCTGGCCCTAACACCGGCTCAATCCGAGGCCTTTGCCACATATAACGACCTCCTGGTCGCCTGGAACGATAAAGTTAACCTTACCGCCATCACCGCCCCGCAAGAGGTGGCGGTCAAGCATGTCATCGATTCCCTGACCTGCTACGACGAGAAGGTTTTCCCTCATGACGCCACGGTTGTCGACGTTGGTACTGGCGCAGGCTTCCCCGGACTGCCCCTAAAGATCTACCGCCCCGGCATCCGCCTTACCTTGCTCGACTCCCTCAACAAGCGGCTTAATTTTCTCCGCGAGGTCGTCGAGCGTCTCGGGCTTAGCGGCGTCGAGATCGTTCACGCTCGCGCCGAGGAAGCGGGTCGCATGAAAGACCACCGCGACCGCTATATGGTGGCGACATCGAGGGCGGTTGCCCGCCTCAACGTCCTTGCCGAACTCTGCCTGCCGTTTGTCGCTGTCGGCGGACACTTCGTCGCCCTCAAGGGCGCCCAGTACCGCGAGGAACTGGACGAAGCTGTGCGGGCAATCGCCGCGCTCGGCGGCCAGGTAACCGAAGTAAGGCCGGTGCGTCTTCCCGGCCTTGACGACAGCAGGGCGGTAATCTATATTCGCAAGGTGTCGCCGACACCGGCCGCCTACCCCCGCCGCCCCGGACTGCCGGAAAAAAAGCCGCTGTAG
- the noc gene encoding nucleoid occlusion protein, with the protein MKYVKAVEYNVKNLAKFLGLNSGPAPEQPGADQAADDTEIQFLGVDAVAPNPFQPRKAFSDDSMQDLAASVREHGIIQPLLVRRTADGYELIAGERRLRAAKLAGLATVPAIVRELADKEMAELAMIENLQREDLHFLEEAEGFQQLLANFGLTQEELARRVGKNQSTIANKLRLLRLSPEVRHDLVAASLTERHARALLKIEDPVKQQEALTVIRQNTLNVREAEDLVEGFLDDISREMAKKAPRQNVVKIIRDVRIFLNSINSVVAEMKKAGLKVKVNQTMDEEFININLKIPKRRK; encoded by the coding sequence ATGAAGTATGTTAAGGCGGTGGAGTACAACGTGAAAAACCTGGCCAAATTTCTCGGCCTCAACAGCGGACCCGCGCCGGAGCAGCCGGGCGCGGACCAGGCTGCCGACGATACAGAAATCCAGTTTCTCGGCGTAGACGCCGTCGCCCCCAACCCGTTCCAGCCGCGCAAGGCGTTTAGCGATGATAGCATGCAGGACCTGGCCGCCTCGGTCCGTGAGCACGGCATCATCCAGCCCCTGCTGGTGCGCAGGACAGCCGACGGCTACGAGCTCATCGCCGGCGAGCGCCGCCTGCGGGCCGCGAAACTGGCCGGCCTCGCCACTGTGCCGGCGATCGTGCGCGAGCTGGCCGATAAAGAGATGGCGGAGCTGGCCATGATCGAGAACCTGCAGCGCGAGGACTTGCACTTTCTCGAAGAAGCCGAAGGCTTCCAGCAGCTGCTCGCCAACTTCGGCCTGACCCAGGAAGAGCTTGCCCGTAGGGTCGGCAAGAATCAGTCGACCATTGCCAATAAGCTCAGACTGCTCCGCCTGTCCCCCGAGGTCCGCCATGATCTTGTCGCCGCCAGCCTTACCGAGCGTCATGCCCGCGCTCTTCTAAAAATTGAGGACCCTGTCAAGCAGCAGGAAGCGCTGACCGTAATCCGCCAGAACACCCTCAACGTGCGGGAGGCGGAAGATCTCGTCGAGGGGTTTCTTGACGATATTTCCCGGGAAATGGCGAAAAAGGCGCCGCGGCAGAATGTCGTCAAGATTATCCGCGATGTGCGCATTTTCCTCAACTCTATCAATTCCGTCGTAGCCGAAATGAAGAAAGCAGGCCTCAAGGTCAAGGTTAATCAGACCATGGATGAGGAATTTATAAATATCAATCTTAAGATACCGAAACGGAGAAAATAG